One segment of Pricia mediterranea DNA contains the following:
- a CDS encoding NADP-dependent isocitrate dehydrogenase — MSKIFYTKTDEAPALATRSFLPIVKAFAQTADVDLETKDISLAARIIASFPDFLNSDQKMSDDLAELGQLAKKPEANIIKLPNISASIPQLKGAIKELQDKGYDLPDYTDEPSNKEEKDIKSRYDKIKGSAVNPVLREGNSDRRAPRAVKNYAKKNPHSMGTWNSDSKTHVATMNHGDFKTNEKSRTMDKATEIKIELVQNDGKTVLLKDKLALLAGEVVDATVMEKQALMQFLQEQVKDANDKGVLFSLHLKATMMKVSDPIIFGHAVEVFFADVFDSYRSTFAELGISANDGLENLFRKLDELPSDKREEIENAIKKAISDGPDLAMVNSDKGITNLHVPSDVIIDASMPAMIRNSGKMWNAEGNTQDTKAVIPDSSYADVYAATIAFCQKHGAFDPTTMGTVPNVGLMAQKAEEYGSHDKTFEIGAAGTVIVTDLNTDAVLFEHSVAEGDIWRMCQVKDAPIQDWVKLAVSRARETKDPAIFWLDKTRAHDTQLIDKVNTYLGEHDTSSLDIRIMSPLEATKFTLQRMKDGKDTISVTGNVLRDYLTDLFPILEVGTSAKMLSIVPLMNGGGLFETGAGGSAPKHVQQFMEEGHLRWDSLGEFLALGVSLDFYGEKYDNKKARILGDALDTATEKFLVNDRSPSRKVNELDTRGSHFYLALYWAEALANQDKDKELKKRFAEVFKTMSKHEDKITGELINAQGRPQNIGGYYKPDRKLVEQAMRPSTTLNGILENI, encoded by the coding sequence ATGTCCAAAATTTTCTACACCAAAACAGACGAGGCTCCGGCTTTGGCGACCCGATCCTTTCTACCCATTGTAAAAGCATTTGCACAAACGGCCGATGTTGACCTTGAAACCAAGGATATATCCCTGGCAGCACGGATTATAGCTTCTTTCCCCGACTTTTTGAATTCCGACCAAAAAATGTCTGACGACTTGGCCGAATTGGGACAACTGGCCAAAAAGCCCGAAGCCAATATAATCAAACTGCCCAATATCAGCGCTTCCATTCCCCAATTGAAAGGTGCGATCAAGGAACTACAGGACAAAGGCTATGACCTGCCGGACTATACCGACGAGCCATCCAACAAGGAAGAAAAGGATATAAAGTCAAGGTACGACAAGATTAAGGGTAGTGCAGTGAACCCGGTACTTCGCGAAGGCAACTCTGATCGAAGGGCTCCCCGTGCCGTGAAGAATTACGCCAAGAAAAATCCGCATTCCATGGGGACATGGAATTCCGATTCAAAGACCCATGTCGCGACCATGAATCACGGGGATTTTAAAACCAATGAAAAATCCCGCACGATGGACAAAGCGACCGAAATCAAGATCGAGCTGGTCCAGAATGACGGAAAAACCGTACTCTTAAAGGATAAATTGGCCCTACTGGCCGGGGAGGTCGTCGATGCGACGGTAATGGAAAAACAGGCATTAATGCAGTTTTTACAAGAACAAGTAAAAGATGCCAACGACAAAGGCGTCCTCTTTTCGCTGCATTTGAAGGCCACCATGATGAAGGTTTCCGATCCTATTATTTTTGGTCATGCCGTAGAAGTATTCTTCGCGGACGTCTTCGATAGCTACCGGTCCACTTTCGCCGAGTTGGGCATCAGCGCCAATGACGGACTTGAAAATCTCTTTAGAAAACTTGACGAACTACCTTCAGATAAGCGCGAAGAAATTGAAAACGCGATAAAAAAAGCCATTTCCGACGGTCCCGACCTGGCCATGGTCAATTCCGATAAGGGCATTACGAACCTGCACGTTCCCAGTGACGTAATTATCGACGCCTCGATGCCGGCCATGATTCGAAATTCGGGCAAGATGTGGAACGCGGAAGGGAACACCCAGGACACCAAGGCCGTGATACCGGACAGTAGCTACGCCGATGTCTACGCCGCGACCATCGCCTTTTGCCAAAAACACGGTGCTTTTGACCCGACCACTATGGGAACGGTGCCGAATGTCGGCTTAATGGCACAAAAGGCCGAGGAATACGGCTCGCACGACAAAACATTTGAAATTGGGGCCGCTGGTACGGTCATCGTAACAGATCTGAATACCGACGCCGTACTTTTCGAACATTCCGTAGCGGAAGGGGACATCTGGCGGATGTGCCAGGTGAAGGACGCGCCGATACAGGATTGGGTAAAACTGGCGGTATCCCGTGCCCGCGAAACTAAAGATCCGGCGATATTTTGGTTGGACAAGACCCGGGCCCACGACACCCAATTGATCGATAAAGTAAACACCTATTTGGGAGAGCACGACACCTCAAGTTTGGATATCCGGATTATGTCCCCCCTCGAAGCTACAAAATTCACCTTGCAGCGTATGAAGGACGGGAAAGATACCATTTCGGTGACCGGAAACGTACTGCGGGACTATCTGACCGACTTGTTTCCCATTTTGGAAGTAGGCACCAGCGCCAAGATGCTATCGATCGTTCCCCTGATGAACGGGGGCGGCCTTTTCGAAACGGGCGCCGGAGGTTCTGCCCCGAAACATGTGCAACAGTTCATGGAAGAAGGCCATCTGCGTTGGGATTCCTTGGGCGAATTCTTGGCCCTAGGCGTTTCGTTGGATTTCTACGGAGAAAAATACGACAATAAAAAGGCGAGGATCCTTGGCGATGCTTTGGACACTGCCACTGAAAAATTTTTGGTCAACGACCGATCACCCTCCCGCAAGGTCAACGAATTGGATACCCGCGGCAGCCACTTTTATCTAGCACTCTATTGGGCGGAAGCCTTGGCCAATCAGGACAAGGACAAAGAACTGAAAAAGCGGTTCGCGGAGGTGTTCAAGACCATGAGCAAGCACGAAGATAAGATTACCGGGGAACTGATCAACGCCCAAGGTCGTCCGCAAAACATCGGCGGGTACTATAAGCCGGATCGAAAATTGGTAGAACAGGCGATGCGCCCCAGTACGACCTTAAACGGTATCCTAGAAAACATTTAG
- a CDS encoding TonB-dependent receptor: MDKIARIFLFVFLNSCLLAFSQQKYTVSGSISEAASNETLIGVTVAVPELGTGVTTNEYGFYSITLPEGTYRLQISYLGFEEVVRSIELSQNLRLNIKMEEAAEELDEVVVTENSEKLDIREPQMSVNTLSVGTIKKVPVILGEADVIKSILLLPGVTNAGEGASGFNVRGGAVDQNLILLDEAIIFNSSHLFGFFSVFNPDAIKDIKLYKGGIPARYGGRVSSVLDIFQKEGNSREFKVNGGIGLVASRLLAEGPIAKDKAAFLVGGRSSYAHLFLPLFNVDNKAYFYDLNTKINYNINDRNSIFLSGYFGRDVFSISDSFVNTYGNGVGNFRWNHLFSDKLFSNLSLIYSDYYYGLKLDFVGFDWNSGIQNFNVKYDLKHYVSDKLQINYGINDIYYRFNPGKIQPSRPDSGILEEQLIQKYANEFAAYIDVKHDITPKLSLNYGLRFSNFIRLGQEELNAYENDNPVDFDPSLSIYSEADPIATLEPGRGGSLATFNNFEPRTALSYTFNPDNSVKASYTRLAQYLHLLSNTSSPTPLDVWTPSGPFIEPQLLDQYAIGYFKDINDGDYSVETELFYKDVQNRIDYIDGANLIANDAIETVILKGKARAYGLELLLRKNEGRFQGWLSYTLSKSEQRTPGRMATADNGISGSETGINFGEWYNTPYDKTHDFSLYGSYDLNDKWSFNSNFVYQTGQPTNYPIGQFEFQGLTVPYYGLRNEQRLPDYHRIDVSATLIPKKNAGRRWQGEWVFSIYNLYSRKNAASISFSRNEDTGVNEAVRTSIFGIVPAVTYNFKF; encoded by the coding sequence ATGGACAAAATTGCCCGAATCTTTCTTTTTGTTTTTCTGAACAGTTGCCTTCTAGCCTTTTCCCAACAGAAATACACCGTCAGCGGTAGCATTTCCGAAGCGGCAAGCAACGAAACCTTGATCGGCGTCACAGTTGCCGTACCCGAATTGGGCACCGGAGTAACCACCAATGAATATGGTTTTTATTCCATTACCCTTCCCGAAGGCACCTACCGACTGCAGATAAGTTATCTGGGGTTCGAGGAGGTCGTTCGGTCCATTGAGCTCTCCCAGAACCTGAGGCTCAACATCAAAATGGAAGAGGCGGCGGAAGAACTGGATGAAGTCGTTGTCACCGAGAATTCGGAAAAACTGGACATCCGAGAGCCTCAAATGAGCGTGAATACCCTTTCAGTGGGTACCATCAAAAAAGTGCCCGTGATTTTGGGCGAGGCCGACGTCATTAAATCCATCTTACTCCTGCCCGGTGTGACCAACGCCGGCGAAGGTGCTTCCGGGTTTAACGTACGCGGCGGGGCGGTAGACCAAAACCTGATTTTGCTGGATGAGGCCATCATCTTCAACTCCTCGCATCTATTCGGTTTTTTCTCCGTTTTCAATCCCGATGCGATCAAGGACATCAAGCTCTATAAGGGCGGAATCCCCGCACGTTACGGTGGGCGGGTATCCTCCGTACTCGATATTTTCCAAAAAGAGGGCAATAGCAGGGAGTTTAAGGTCAACGGGGGAATCGGACTAGTGGCGAGCCGGTTGCTGGCGGAAGGTCCCATTGCCAAGGATAAAGCCGCATTTCTAGTGGGGGGGCGATCCTCGTACGCCCATTTGTTCCTGCCCTTGTTCAATGTGGACAATAAGGCCTATTTCTATGACCTTAATACCAAGATCAACTACAACATCAACGACCGGAACAGTATTTTTCTATCGGGATATTTCGGAAGGGATGTCTTTAGTATCAGTGACAGCTTTGTCAATACCTATGGCAACGGCGTTGGCAACTTTCGCTGGAACCATCTCTTCTCCGATAAATTGTTCTCCAATCTTTCGCTGATTTATTCGGACTATTATTATGGCCTTAAGCTAGATTTTGTAGGCTTCGATTGGAACTCCGGAATCCAGAACTTCAATGTAAAATACGACCTGAAACACTATGTAAGCGATAAATTGCAGATCAACTACGGCATCAACGATATCTACTACCGGTTCAATCCCGGTAAAATACAGCCCAGCCGTCCGGATTCGGGAATCCTCGAAGAGCAGCTCATCCAAAAATATGCCAATGAGTTTGCTGCCTATATCGACGTTAAACACGATATTACCCCGAAATTAAGTCTGAACTACGGCCTGCGCTTCAGCAATTTTATCCGTTTGGGACAAGAGGAACTGAACGCGTACGAAAATGACAATCCGGTGGATTTCGACCCTTCCCTGTCCATTTATTCCGAGGCCGACCCCATTGCCACCCTTGAACCGGGTCGGGGCGGCAGCTTGGCCACCTTTAACAATTTTGAACCCAGAACGGCCCTGTCCTACACCTTTAACCCCGATAATTCCGTCAAGGCCAGCTACACCCGTTTGGCACAGTACCTGCACCTCTTATCGAATACCAGCTCCCCTACCCCATTGGATGTCTGGACCCCCAGCGGTCCGTTTATCGAGCCCCAACTGTTGGACCAATATGCCATAGGGTACTTTAAAGACATTAACGATGGCGATTATTCCGTTGAAACGGAGCTTTTTTATAAGGATGTCCAGAACCGTATCGATTACATTGATGGGGCCAATTTAATAGCCAATGACGCCATTGAGACCGTCATTTTGAAAGGAAAGGCGCGGGCCTACGGCCTAGAGCTATTGCTCAGAAAGAATGAAGGCCGGTTTCAGGGATGGTTATCCTACACCCTCTCCAAATCGGAACAACGTACCCCGGGCAGGATGGCTACGGCCGATAACGGGATTTCCGGAAGCGAGACCGGTATCAATTTCGGGGAGTGGTACAACACGCCCTACGATAAGACCCATGATTTTTCGCTGTACGGCAGTTATGATCTGAACGACAAGTGGAGCTTCAACTCCAATTTCGTCTATCAGACCGGCCAGCCTACGAACTATCCCATCGGACAGTTCGAGTTTCAGGGCCTTACGGTACCATATTATGGATTGCGTAACGAACAGCGATTACCCGATTATCACCGTATCGATGTTTCGGCGACCCTTATCCCAAAAAAGAACGCCGGCAGAAGATGGCAGGGCGAATGGGTCTTCAGCATTTACAACCTGTACAGTCGCAAAAATGCGGCCTCGATCAGCTTTAGCCGCAATGAGGATACGGGAGTGAACGAAGCAGTGCGTACTTCAATTTTCGGCATCGTACCCGCGGTTACCTACAATTTTAAATTCTAA
- a CDS encoding DUF4249 family protein: MKRYLLVVTGLFLLSSCQDVIEVDTPTETPRLSVDALLRIDESKPMTDITIRAGLTSSFFGDIESADLDDIRIVNPDYKPVGAKDQNFVVLTQSESSPGRYEASKNTSFFTDGRLELSIVYGDKRYRASTRYVPTVPIDTLIQGEGGLFTDDETEVLVSFTDDPNRNDFYLFDFDYNEYLVTEDEFYQGQTFEFSYFYDEDVTPGMEISVDLLGVDEGFYNYMNQLTVQAGGSQGPFQTPAATVRGNIIRVSDGSVDGTGTTNAPSDKGDFVLGYFAVCQTFTETIEIE; the protein is encoded by the coding sequence ATGAAGCGATATCTTTTGGTTGTAACGGGATTATTTTTGCTCTCCAGCTGTCAAGATGTGATAGAGGTCGATACCCCGACAGAAACGCCCAGACTTTCGGTAGACGCCCTCCTCCGAATCGATGAAAGCAAGCCTATGACCGATATTACCATCAGGGCAGGCCTTACCAGTTCTTTTTTTGGCGATATCGAATCGGCGGATTTGGATGACATCCGAATCGTAAATCCCGACTATAAACCTGTCGGTGCGAAAGATCAGAATTTTGTCGTACTAACCCAAAGCGAAAGTAGTCCCGGCAGATACGAAGCTTCTAAGAACACTTCGTTTTTTACCGATGGAAGGCTTGAACTATCCATTGTTTACGGTGATAAGCGCTATCGAGCATCGACCCGGTATGTGCCGACCGTACCGATCGATACCTTGATACAGGGGGAAGGCGGGCTTTTTACGGATGACGAAACCGAAGTCCTAGTATCGTTTACGGACGATCCGAATCGAAATGACTTTTATCTTTTCGATTTTGATTACAACGAATACCTCGTTACCGAGGATGAGTTTTACCAAGGCCAGACTTTCGAATTTTCATATTTCTACGATGAAGATGTTACTCCGGGGATGGAAATCAGCGTTGATTTATTAGGGGTCGACGAGGGGTTTTATAACTACATGAACCAGTTGACTGTACAGGCAGGCGGGAGTCAAGGTCCATTCCAAACTCCCGCTGCAACCGTTCGCGGGAACATTATTCGAGTATCTGACGGTTCTGTTGATGGGACCGGGACGACAAATGCTCCAAGCGATAAAGGCGATTTTGTCCTCGGTTATTTCGCGGTGTGCCAGACCTTCACCGAAACAATTGAAATAGAGTGA
- the fsa gene encoding fructose-6-phosphate aldolase produces the protein MKFFIDTANLDEIHEAQELGVLDGVTTNPSLMAKEGITGRDNILKHYVDICEIVDGDVSAEVIATDFDAIVKEGEQLAELHEQIVVKVPMIEDGVKALKYFSDNGIPTNCTLVFSAGQALLAAKAGATYVSPFIGRLDDVSTDGLNLIAEIRHIYDNYGYQTQILAASIRHTMHVINCAKIGADVMTGGLSSIKGLLKHPLTDSGLEKFLADYKKGN, from the coding sequence ATGAAATTTTTTATAGACACTGCCAATTTAGACGAAATCCATGAAGCCCAAGAGCTGGGAGTTTTGGACGGAGTAACTACGAACCCCTCCCTAATGGCCAAAGAGGGTATTACGGGAAGGGACAATATTTTAAAGCACTACGTTGATATCTGCGAAATTGTCGATGGCGACGTCTCTGCCGAGGTAATTGCCACCGATTTCGATGCTATCGTAAAGGAAGGGGAGCAACTTGCCGAACTTCACGAGCAGATTGTGGTCAAGGTACCGATGATCGAGGACGGGGTAAAGGCCTTGAAGTATTTTTCCGATAATGGGATACCTACCAACTGCACCCTTGTTTTTTCCGCAGGTCAAGCCTTACTTGCCGCCAAAGCGGGTGCGACCTATGTTTCCCCGTTTATCGGTAGGTTGGACGATGTATCTACGGATGGCCTTAACCTGATTGCGGAAATCCGTCATATTTATGATAATTATGGGTACCAAACCCAAATCCTGGCCGCTTCGATACGTCATACCATGCACGTGATCAACTGTGCCAAAATCGGGGCAGACGTGATGACCGGAGGCTTATCTTCTATCAAAGGTCTATTGAAGCACCCGTTGACCGATAGCGGTCTGGAAAAATTCTTAGCGGATTACAAGAAGGGGAATTGA
- a CDS encoding SDR family oxidoreductase: MQQKVVLITGGSSGIGKSIGLYLQSEGLKVYGTTRSLSKYPDFESFELLELEVTDPDSIALAVRKVLDNEGRIDVLVNNAGVGITGPIEETPHEEIQKAFDINFNGPLHLAKAVLPQMRRQESGLIINITSIAGAMGLPYRGIYSATKGALDLVSEALRIEVKDFGIRIATLAPGDFATNIAAGRYHAPIENESPYAEPYANTLKMINEDVDSAGDPILVAKEVFEIINTNTPKVHYKVGDAMQKLSVFIKGILPDKIYEKLIVRHYKL; the protein is encoded by the coding sequence ATGCAGCAGAAAGTGGTCCTCATTACCGGAGGTTCTTCGGGCATCGGCAAGTCCATCGGCCTGTATCTTCAAAGCGAGGGACTTAAAGTTTACGGTACGACCAGAAGCTTATCCAAATATCCCGATTTTGAAAGTTTTGAACTTTTGGAACTTGAGGTCACCGACCCCGACAGCATTGCATTGGCAGTGCGAAAGGTACTCGACAACGAGGGGCGGATCGACGTGCTGGTCAACAACGCGGGCGTCGGCATCACCGGTCCGATCGAGGAAACCCCGCACGAAGAGATACAAAAGGCCTTCGATATCAATTTTAATGGCCCCCTGCATCTTGCCAAGGCGGTTCTTCCGCAGATGCGACGTCAAGAATCGGGACTCATCATAAACATCACCTCCATTGCCGGCGCCATGGGATTACCTTACCGGGGCATTTATTCCGCAACAAAAGGAGCGTTGGACCTTGTTTCGGAAGCGCTTCGCATAGAGGTAAAGGATTTTGGGATACGGATTGCCACCTTGGCCCCGGGCGATTTTGCGACCAACATTGCCGCGGGCCGCTATCACGCTCCAATAGAAAATGAGTCGCCCTACGCCGAGCCTTACGCTAACACCTTGAAGATGATCAATGAGGATGTCGATTCCGCCGGAGACCCTATTCTAGTTGCCAAAGAGGTGTTTGAAATCATCAACACCAATACCCCTAAAGTCCATTATAAGGTCGGGGACGCGATGCAAAAACTGTCCGTTTTCATAAAAGGGATACTTCCTGACAAAATCTACGAGAAACTTATAGTACGTCATTATAAATTGTAA
- a CDS encoding glutaminyl-peptide cyclotransferase translates to MNSIKSFSCSILLVLFMACGGDNSPSALFEVQLPENKTSFPQNASIAVDIKNKRDKAIQEVTYSINGKTLPVQDGKISLDVPHLGNKSLKATVSYDDTSVEINKNIQVLAPHAPEIYTYEILNEYPHDDRAYTQGLEFHQDTLYESTGKKGRSSLRKVDFRTGEILQQVDLDDSYFGEGITILDDKVYMLTWRAGKGFVYDLRSLERLDSFQYGQSKEGWGLANDGEKLFKSDGTEKIWFLNADTLTEEDYIETVTHSSVNDSANELEFVDGKIYANVYQKSGVMIIDSKSGAIEGVVNFGGLSDKVTHHDSWNKTDNVLNGIAYHPERKTFFVTGKEWDKLFEVKIRKKP, encoded by the coding sequence ATGAATTCCATAAAAAGCTTTTCATGCAGCATCCTCCTTGTCCTTTTTATGGCCTGCGGGGGCGACAACTCCCCTAGCGCGCTGTTCGAGGTGCAGCTTCCGGAAAACAAGACGAGTTTTCCGCAAAATGCAAGCATAGCCGTCGATATAAAGAACAAGAGAGACAAAGCGATACAAGAGGTGACCTATTCCATTAACGGGAAAACGCTTCCGGTCCAAGACGGGAAGATTAGCCTTGACGTGCCGCATTTGGGCAATAAGTCCTTAAAGGCCACGGTGTCTTACGATGATACTTCGGTGGAGATAAACAAGAACATCCAAGTATTGGCACCCCATGCCCCCGAAATCTACACCTATGAAATCCTCAATGAATACCCCCATGACGACAGGGCCTACACGCAGGGCCTGGAATTCCATCAAGACACCCTTTACGAGAGCACGGGGAAAAAGGGACGTTCGTCTTTGCGGAAAGTGGACTTCCGAACGGGAGAGATACTCCAACAGGTCGATTTAGACGATAGCTATTTCGGGGAAGGAATCACCATTCTGGACGATAAGGTCTATATGCTCACCTGGAGGGCGGGCAAAGGTTTCGTTTACGATCTAAGAAGTCTTGAAAGACTGGATAGCTTTCAATACGGACAGAGTAAGGAAGGCTGGGGCCTAGCTAACGATGGGGAAAAACTCTTCAAAAGCGACGGAACCGAGAAGATATGGTTCTTGAATGCCGATACCTTGACGGAAGAGGATTATATAGAGACCGTAACTCATTCATCCGTGAACGACAGCGCCAACGAGCTGGAATTTGTGGATGGTAAAATTTACGCCAATGTCTACCAGAAATCCGGCGTAATGATCATCGACTCCAAAAGTGGTGCCATCGAAGGAGTAGTCAATTTCGGGGGGCTGAGCGATAAGGTCACCCACCACGATAGTTGGAACAAGACCGATAACGTGTTAAATGGTATCGCCTACCATCCCGAGCGTAAGACCTTTTTCGTCACCGGAAAGGAGTGGGACAAGCTTTTCGAAGTTAAAATACGTAAAAAGCCATGA
- a CDS encoding acyl-CoA thioesterase, translating to MSATYDLTLVVQEDDLDELNHVNNVRYVQWIQDISKQHWQTKAPQSMREGVIWVVMHHDITYKTPAQLGDVIKVSTYIEKSHGAISVRVVEMHNTTTDALLVRSRTEWCLLNEDSLKPMRISEEVKQLFG from the coding sequence ATGAGCGCGACCTATGATTTGACCCTTGTGGTTCAGGAGGATGATCTCGACGAACTGAACCATGTGAACAATGTGCGCTATGTACAGTGGATACAGGATATCTCAAAGCAACACTGGCAAACCAAAGCCCCACAAAGCATGCGAGAAGGGGTAATCTGGGTGGTGATGCATCATGATATTACCTACAAAACCCCCGCACAATTGGGCGATGTAATCAAGGTAAGCACGTACATCGAAAAAAGCCACGGCGCCATTTCGGTACGGGTCGTGGAAATGCACAACACCACCACCGATGCTCTACTGGTTCGTTCACGTACCGAGTGGTGCTTGCTCAATGAAGACTCACTAAAGCCCATGCGGATTTCAGAAGAGGTCAAACAGCTTTTTGGATAG
- a CDS encoding LytR/AlgR family response regulator transcription factor codes for MGNNLVAMYLSIINLAPNFKALEYTYTILDSDATSNLQLQHYLEEYGDFSCAAMAKDSTEGINSILKFSPDVVFINLNENAQEYFQMVMELHQYVTDLPVIIGIAKSKNYAYDAIKNGFFDYWLMPYNEFDIRKSLLRLRKQIPAKAEPDTLCLKSYSDFQYIDTNDILYLKADNNATEFVMKDGTVNNAFKTLKTFENQLPKNFVRIHQSYIVNTDYISRISYGKSVCTLKHNKMQLPFSKSYRSNIDGLKQILSKNTISSLN; via the coding sequence ATGGGGAATAACTTGGTCGCTATGTATCTTTCTATAATTAATTTGGCTCCAAATTTCAAGGCTTTGGAATATACCTATACCATATTGGATTCCGACGCGACTTCAAATTTGCAACTACAGCATTATTTGGAGGAATACGGCGATTTCAGCTGTGCCGCTATGGCCAAGGACAGTACGGAAGGAATCAACAGTATTTTAAAGTTCTCTCCCGATGTCGTCTTTATCAACCTCAACGAAAATGCCCAGGAATATTTCCAGATGGTAATGGAACTGCATCAATATGTGACCGATCTACCCGTGATTATCGGTATTGCGAAAAGTAAGAACTATGCTTACGACGCCATTAAAAACGGATTTTTCGATTACTGGTTGATGCCTTACAATGAATTCGATATTCGAAAATCACTATTGCGCCTGCGAAAACAGATTCCTGCAAAAGCCGAACCGGATACGCTATGCCTAAAATCCTACAGTGATTTTCAGTATATCGACACCAACGATATCCTATATTTAAAGGCCGATAACAATGCAACCGAGTTTGTTATGAAGGACGGCACAGTCAACAATGCTTTTAAAACCTTAAAGACCTTCGAGAACCAATTACCCAAAAACTTCGTACGTATCCATCAGAGCTACATCGTGAATACCGATTATATCTCGCGTATCAGTTATGGCAAATCCGTTTGCACCCTAAAGCATAACAAGATGCAACTGCCCTTTTCGAAATCGTATCGATCGAACATCGACGGCCTGAAGCAAATCCTTTCAAAAAACACGATATCTTCGCTTAATTAA